Proteins from one Phocoena phocoena chromosome 7, mPhoPho1.1, whole genome shotgun sequence genomic window:
- the LOC136126005 gene encoding small nuclear ribonucleoprotein E-like, producing the protein MAYRGQGQKVQKVMVQPINLIFRYLQNISRIQVWLYEQVNMRTQGCITGFDEYMKLVLDDAEEIHSKPKSRKQLGRIMLKGDNIILLQSVSN; encoded by the coding sequence ATGGCATACCGGGGCCAGGGCCAGAAGGTGCAAAAGGTGATGGTGCAGCCCATCAATCTCATCTTCAGATACTTGCAAAATATATCTCGGATTCAGGTGTGGCTTTATGAGCAAGTGAATATGCGGACACAGGGCTGTATCACTGGTTTTGATGAGTATATGAAGCTCGTATTAGATGATGCAGAAGAGATTCATTCTAAACCAAAGTCAAGAAAACAACTGGGTCGGATCATGCTAAAAGGAGATAACATTATTCTGCTCCAAAGTGTCTCCAACTAG